Proteins from a genomic interval of Streptomyces sp. NBC_01445:
- a CDS encoding DUF6344 domain-containing protein, translating to MAGNKVIKLWTVLITAFLAVLTAMGLTSPAAAATPVQQTEGTRNTAVSTPAATAVRAPWAFKRSLPPTMKQRIRAEAHGSSPSCRHRPPVDTESGNEFEDTAAGISTLHSQP from the coding sequence ATGGCCGGCAACAAGGTCATCAAGCTGTGGACCGTCCTCATCACCGCCTTCCTCGCGGTACTGACCGCGATGGGTCTCACCTCCCCGGCCGCCGCGGCCACGCCCGTACAGCAGACGGAGGGCACCCGCAACACGGCGGTGAGCACCCCCGCCGCTACCGCCGTCCGAGCCCCCTGGGCCTTCAAACGGTCCCTGCCTCCCACAATGAAGCAGCGCATCCGCGCCGAGGCCCACGGTTCCTCCCCCAGCTGCCGCCACCGCCCGCCGGTCGACACGGAGTCCGGGAACGAGTTCGAAGACACCGCGGCAGGAATCAGCACCCTCCACTCGCAGCCGTAG